One genomic region from Erythrobacter mangrovi encodes:
- a CDS encoding acetoacetate decarboxylase family protein, producing the protein MIRGPQNIPFAQSSTSEQVPPPYHFPGVTVNAFVWPVDIARVQAYCDQTFNLGTEEERGFTYRPAPMWPYATLLFLDYPVMLSSNPLPQDVGGLPYSDRGIISQTEVFIALPVIRYGTNVRTLITQSTLEWALPFIVVGNPMSSVCGREMLGLGKLLADIETGEGWYPDSFTGTIKLPGWPSLEPNVQMENMEFVSVKTNPVLPTFRTTGSPQASMATLFESREASVAIEEIANISNFINDASLGMIPTNMRTVGLKQYRDAVDVERAIYQSIVTCRARYSNLEQFKIYDETDVHIEFNDTGSFNEILQVFLEVGDTPSNQPFTVKPTAGYRFMADIDFDEMHVIHSFAIDRDNDLPPIPSQSDLTARWARPIKGFFGPMTHPARNPDLEEW; encoded by the coding sequence ATGATCCGTGGTCCGCAGAATATCCCCTTCGCCCAGTCTTCGACCAGCGAACAGGTTCCGCCGCCCTATCACTTCCCCGGCGTGACGGTGAATGCGTTCGTCTGGCCCGTCGATATCGCGCGGGTGCAAGCTTATTGCGATCAGACCTTTAATCTCGGCACGGAAGAAGAACGCGGATTCACCTACCGCCCGGCACCGATGTGGCCATACGCCACCCTCCTGTTCCTCGACTATCCGGTGATGCTCAGCTCCAATCCGCTACCGCAGGACGTCGGCGGATTGCCCTATTCGGATCGCGGGATCATCAGCCAGACCGAGGTATTCATTGCCCTGCCGGTGATCCGCTACGGAACCAATGTACGAACCCTGATTACGCAATCCACGCTGGAATGGGCGCTGCCCTTCATCGTTGTCGGCAATCCTATGTCGAGCGTGTGCGGGCGCGAAATGCTGGGCCTGGGCAAGCTGCTGGCCGATATCGAAACCGGCGAAGGCTGGTACCCCGACAGCTTCACAGGCACGATTAAGCTGCCGGGATGGCCTAGCCTTGAACCCAACGTGCAGATGGAGAACATGGAATTCGTCAGCGTGAAGACCAATCCGGTCTTGCCGACGTTCCGCACTACGGGCTCCCCCCAGGCTTCGATGGCGACGCTGTTCGAAAGCCGCGAGGCGAGCGTCGCGATCGAAGAGATCGCCAATATCTCCAACTTCATCAACGATGCCTCGCTGGGCATGATACCAACCAACATGCGCACCGTGGGTCTCAAACAGTACCGCGATGCGGTGGATGTCGAGCGGGCAATTTACCAGTCGATCGTGACCTGCAGGGCGCGCTATTCGAACCTCGAGCAGTTCAAGATCTATGACGAGACCGATGTCCATATCGAGTTCAACGACACCGGGAGCTTCAACGAAATCCTGCAGGTCTTCCTCGAAGTTGGCGACACGCCCTCAAATCAGCCGTTCACCGTCAAGCCGACAGCCGGATACCGCTTCATGGCGGACATCGACTTCGATGAGATGCACGTGATCCATTCCTTTGCCATCGATCGCGATAACGACCTGCCGCCGATCCCCTCCCAGAGCGATCTCACCGCCCGATGGGCGCGGCCGATCAAGGGCTTCTTCGGTCCGATGACCCATCCCGCGCGCAATCCCGACCTGGAGGAGTGGTGA